One Salvia splendens isolate huo1 chromosome 22, SspV2, whole genome shotgun sequence DNA segment encodes these proteins:
- the LOC121786259 gene encoding probable polyamine oxidase 4 isoform X2, translating into MMELKYGDDSLSGDDIYASLADRSHSATPSVIVIGGGISGIVAARTLHTLQNASFKVILLESQDRIGGRIHTDYSFGCPVDMGASWLHGVCNENPLSPVIRRLGLTMYRTSGDDSILYDHDLESYALFDKNGQQVPPNIVTEVGVTFKKILEETDKVRDGQASDMSVKEAILIVLEKNPELRQEGLAYEVLQWYICRMEAWFAADTEMISLRAWDQEQLLSGGHGLMVQGYDPVIKALSRDIDIRLNHRVKKIVNGYKKVTVTVEDGRNFVADAVIITVPLGVLKAKVIEFEPKLPEWKLSAISDLGIGNENKIALKFDHVFWPNVEFLGVVAKTSYSCGYFLNLHKATGHPVLVYMAAGALANDLEKLSDEAVADFVMVQLKGMFPDATEPVQYLVSRWGMEPNIRGCYSYDAVGNSDDIYDRLRASVGNIFFGGEAVSVDHQGSVHGAYSAGVMAAENCERHLMQRMGTLERNPLVACREEIVEITVPLQISRL; encoded by the exons ATGATGGAACTCAAATATGGCGATGATTCTCTCTCCGGTGAC GACATTTATGCGTCCCTTGCTGATAGATCACACAGTGCTACACCTTCTGTTATTGTCATTGGTGGGGGTATATCAGGGATTGTTGCTGCGCGCACGCTTCACACGCTTCAGAATGCATCTTTTAAG GTGATCTTATTGGAATCTCAAGATAGAATTGGTGGGCGCATCCACACAGATTACTCATTTGGATGCCCGGTGGACATGGGAGCTTCATG GTTACACGGTGTTTGCAATGAGAATCCCTTGTCTCCTGTTATCCGTCGGTTGGGCCTCACAATGTATCGTACAAGTGGTGATGACTCCATTCTATACGATCATGATTTGGAAAG TTATGCTCTTTTTGACAAAAATGGGCAACAAGTTCCTCCAAATATAGTTACTGAAGTTGGAGTCACATTTAAGAAAATCCTTGAGGAG ACGGATAAAGTAAGGGATGGACAGGCCAGTGACATGTCTgttaaagaagcaattttgaTCGTGCTGGAAAAGAATCCAGAGCTAAG ACAAGAAGGCCTTGCTTATGAAGTGTTGCAGTGGTATATATGTCGAATGGAGGCTTGGTTTGCTGCAGATACAGAAATGATATCACTGAGAGCCTGGGATCAG GAACAACTCCTTTCTGGTGGTCACGGGCTTATGGTGCAAGGGTATGATCCTGTGATAAAGGCACTGTCCAGAGATATTGATATTCGCTTAAATCATCG GGTAAAAAAGATTGTCAATGGGTATAAGAAGGTTACAGTAACAGTTGAAGATGGGAGGAACTTTGTTGCAGATGCTGTAATTATCACTGTCCCATTGGGTGTTCTAAAGGCGAAGGTAATCGAGTTTGAGCCTAAGCTCCCTGAATGGAAATTATCTGCAATATCAGATCTTGGGATAGGGAATGAGAACAAGATCGCATTGAAATTTGACCATGTGTTTTGGCCTAATGTGGAGTTCTTGGGCGTTGTTGCCAAGACTTCATATTCTTGTGGCTACTTTCTGAATCTGCACAAGGCAACGGGTCATCCAGTCCTTGTCTACATGGCAGCCGGAGCTCTTGCCAATGATCTAGAGAAGCTGTCTGATGAGGCTGTTGCTGATTTTGTGATGGTGCAGCTGAAGGGAATGTTTCCAGATGCCACAGAGCCT GTCCAGTATCTTGTATCGCGTTGGGGAATGGAACCCAACATCCGGGGATGCTACTCGTATGATGCAGTGGGGAATTCGGATGATATATATGACCGGCTGCGGGCGAGCGTGGGGAATATCTTCTTTGGAGGTGAAGCAGTGAGTGTGGATCATCAAGGTTCGGTTCATGGTGCGTATTCAGCAGGAGTTATGGCGGCTGAAAACTGTGAGAGGCATCTAATGCAGAGGATGGGAACGCTGGAAAGGAACCCCCTCGTTGCTTGTCGAGAGGAAATTGTTGAAATAACTGTTCCTCTTCAGATCTCTAGACTCTGA
- the LOC121786259 gene encoding probable polyamine oxidase 4 isoform X1 translates to MMELKYGDDSLSGDFYDDIYASLADRSHSATPSVIVIGGGISGIVAARTLHTLQNASFKVILLESQDRIGGRIHTDYSFGCPVDMGASWLHGVCNENPLSPVIRRLGLTMYRTSGDDSILYDHDLESYALFDKNGQQVPPNIVTEVGVTFKKILEETDKVRDGQASDMSVKEAILIVLEKNPELRQEGLAYEVLQWYICRMEAWFAADTEMISLRAWDQEQLLSGGHGLMVQGYDPVIKALSRDIDIRLNHRVKKIVNGYKKVTVTVEDGRNFVADAVIITVPLGVLKAKVIEFEPKLPEWKLSAISDLGIGNENKIALKFDHVFWPNVEFLGVVAKTSYSCGYFLNLHKATGHPVLVYMAAGALANDLEKLSDEAVADFVMVQLKGMFPDATEPVQYLVSRWGMEPNIRGCYSYDAVGNSDDIYDRLRASVGNIFFGGEAVSVDHQGSVHGAYSAGVMAAENCERHLMQRMGTLERNPLVACREEIVEITVPLQISRL, encoded by the exons ATGATGGAACTCAAATATGGCGATGATTCTCTCTCCGGTGACTTTTATGACG ACATTTATGCGTCCCTTGCTGATAGATCACACAGTGCTACACCTTCTGTTATTGTCATTGGTGGGGGTATATCAGGGATTGTTGCTGCGCGCACGCTTCACACGCTTCAGAATGCATCTTTTAAG GTGATCTTATTGGAATCTCAAGATAGAATTGGTGGGCGCATCCACACAGATTACTCATTTGGATGCCCGGTGGACATGGGAGCTTCATG GTTACACGGTGTTTGCAATGAGAATCCCTTGTCTCCTGTTATCCGTCGGTTGGGCCTCACAATGTATCGTACAAGTGGTGATGACTCCATTCTATACGATCATGATTTGGAAAG TTATGCTCTTTTTGACAAAAATGGGCAACAAGTTCCTCCAAATATAGTTACTGAAGTTGGAGTCACATTTAAGAAAATCCTTGAGGAG ACGGATAAAGTAAGGGATGGACAGGCCAGTGACATGTCTgttaaagaagcaattttgaTCGTGCTGGAAAAGAATCCAGAGCTAAG ACAAGAAGGCCTTGCTTATGAAGTGTTGCAGTGGTATATATGTCGAATGGAGGCTTGGTTTGCTGCAGATACAGAAATGATATCACTGAGAGCCTGGGATCAG GAACAACTCCTTTCTGGTGGTCACGGGCTTATGGTGCAAGGGTATGATCCTGTGATAAAGGCACTGTCCAGAGATATTGATATTCGCTTAAATCATCG GGTAAAAAAGATTGTCAATGGGTATAAGAAGGTTACAGTAACAGTTGAAGATGGGAGGAACTTTGTTGCAGATGCTGTAATTATCACTGTCCCATTGGGTGTTCTAAAGGCGAAGGTAATCGAGTTTGAGCCTAAGCTCCCTGAATGGAAATTATCTGCAATATCAGATCTTGGGATAGGGAATGAGAACAAGATCGCATTGAAATTTGACCATGTGTTTTGGCCTAATGTGGAGTTCTTGGGCGTTGTTGCCAAGACTTCATATTCTTGTGGCTACTTTCTGAATCTGCACAAGGCAACGGGTCATCCAGTCCTTGTCTACATGGCAGCCGGAGCTCTTGCCAATGATCTAGAGAAGCTGTCTGATGAGGCTGTTGCTGATTTTGTGATGGTGCAGCTGAAGGGAATGTTTCCAGATGCCACAGAGCCT GTCCAGTATCTTGTATCGCGTTGGGGAATGGAACCCAACATCCGGGGATGCTACTCGTATGATGCAGTGGGGAATTCGGATGATATATATGACCGGCTGCGGGCGAGCGTGGGGAATATCTTCTTTGGAGGTGAAGCAGTGAGTGTGGATCATCAAGGTTCGGTTCATGGTGCGTATTCAGCAGGAGTTATGGCGGCTGAAAACTGTGAGAGGCATCTAATGCAGAGGATGGGAACGCTGGAAAGGAACCCCCTCGTTGCTTGTCGAGAGGAAATTGTTGAAATAACTGTTCCTCTTCAGATCTCTAGACTCTGA